One window of Gemmatimonadaceae bacterium genomic DNA carries:
- a CDS encoding lysophospholipid acyltransferase family protein → MKPTWKHWLEYALLRVVAALLGPLGLRRAGAIGARIALIGYWPLGIRRGVVTRHIDACFPELGERERRALVRESYEHLGRVGMESILMSRLGPESMHALFERVEGWDAIERGRVRGKGIVLVAGHLGNWELSGAYISTLGLKVAAVAKRQLNPLADAFVNRTRRRLGMTVVYDDEAVRRLPRLLKEGLGLGLLADQAGLGAATFVPFFGRPARTPRGPAVFALRFDAPLIYALAARQPNGRYVLHLEEVDVARTGDLEADVDVTTARFTAVLERWVRRYPGQYLWAHRRWKRQPPDTPPELREP, encoded by the coding sequence GTGAAGCCAACCTGGAAGCACTGGCTCGAGTACGCGCTGCTGCGCGTGGTGGCCGCGCTGCTCGGACCCCTGGGACTGCGGCGCGCGGGGGCCATCGGCGCGCGCATCGCCCTCATTGGATACTGGCCGCTCGGCATTCGCCGTGGCGTCGTAACGCGGCACATCGACGCCTGTTTTCCCGAACTTGGCGAACGCGAGCGTCGCGCCCTCGTGCGGGAGTCATACGAGCATCTCGGCCGCGTGGGCATGGAATCCATTCTCATGTCGCGGCTCGGGCCAGAGTCCATGCACGCCCTCTTCGAGCGCGTGGAGGGCTGGGACGCGATCGAACGCGGTCGCGTGCGCGGCAAGGGGATCGTGCTGGTGGCGGGGCACCTCGGCAACTGGGAGTTGTCGGGCGCGTACATCTCGACGCTGGGGCTGAAGGTGGCGGCGGTCGCCAAGCGCCAGCTCAACCCGCTGGCCGATGCGTTCGTGAACCGTACGCGCCGTCGCCTCGGCATGACCGTCGTCTACGATGATGAAGCCGTGCGTCGCCTCCCGCGCCTGCTGAAGGAGGGGCTCGGTCTCGGCCTGCTCGCCGACCAGGCCGGGCTGGGCGCGGCGACTTTCGTCCCGTTCTTCGGGCGTCCGGCGCGCACGCCGCGAGGTCCCGCCGTCTTTGCCCTGCGTTTCGATGCCCCGCTCATCTATGCACTGGCGGCGCGCCAGCCAAACGGCAGGTACGTCCTGCATCTCGAGGAAGTCGACGTGGCCCGCACGGGCGATCTCGAGGCGGACGTCGACGTCACCACCGCGCGCTTCACCGCCGTGCTGGAACGGTGGGTGCGCCGGTATCCGGGGCAGTACCTCTGGGCGCATCGCCGCTGGAAGCGGCAGCCTCCCGACACTCCACCTGAACTGCGCGAGCCGTGA
- a CDS encoding HNH endonuclease, whose translation MLVGCLALNSSFEPLTLVPMRRALRLVIDGKAEIVEADRARVVRSANQHFPHPIVIRLTKYVHVPRRFRRHVTNTFLFARDHYRCQYCGRVSAVLKPRESLTRDHVVPLSRGGDNAWTNVVTACSSCNTRKANHLPSEIGMRLLHDPVEPHFVHLSWAVRKLTPTQSKYIRLFYGAAMLHEVERTVDGGRR comes from the coding sequence GTGCTCGTCGGCTGCCTTGCCCTCAATTCGTCGTTCGAACCGCTGACGCTCGTGCCGATGCGCCGGGCGTTGCGGCTGGTCATTGACGGCAAGGCCGAGATCGTGGAAGCCGATCGCGCGCGCGTGGTGCGCTCCGCGAACCAGCACTTCCCGCATCCCATCGTCATCCGCCTCACCAAGTACGTGCACGTGCCGCGGCGCTTCCGGCGCCACGTCACGAACACCTTCCTCTTTGCGCGCGACCATTACCGCTGCCAGTACTGCGGCCGCGTGTCGGCGGTGCTCAAGCCGCGCGAGTCGCTCACGCGCGATCATGTGGTGCCGCTCTCGCGGGGCGGGGACAACGCCTGGACCAACGTCGTCACGGCGTGCAGCTCGTGCAACACCCGCAAGGCGAACCACCTGCCGTCCGAGATCGGCATGCGCTTGCTGCACGACCCGGTCGAACCGCACTTCGTGCACCTCTCGTGGGCCGTGCGCAAGCTCACGCCGACGCAGAGCAAGTACATCCGCTTGTTCTACGGCGCGGCGATGCTGCACGAGGTCGAGCGGACCGTGGACGGCGGCCGGCGATAG
- a CDS encoding penicillin-binding protein 1A, whose protein sequence is MKKPLRYVLLTAAALAALGMVGVVVGWLLVCRGNACPGISVLEKYNPRQTSKLFAADGRFVAELGLERRTLVPLEQIPKVVKSAFIITEDRRFYDHNGIDLRRVFGAGVANVLRGGYSQGFSTITMQLARNVFPEKLTREKTLLRKLREAKVARAIESKYSKDRILELYLNQIYLGSGAYGVETAAQRYFGKSARELNLPEAATIAALPKSPARYDPRRFPDRAIQRRNTVLELMRREGAISDADASLAKAYPLRLARGRGVSSDVAPYYVEWVRQLLEEKFGERIYTDGLRVYTTLDLELQGAAERALDRQLKAVESGSAGAFPHRTYEQILAASAAADEPAPGAVTPYLQGAFVALDPRNGAVRAMVGGRDYDDSKFNRMTQALRQPGSTFKPIVYATAIQSGRPPSYLIDDAPVELPQVAGDTWQPRNYDMKFEGPMVMRRALYMSRNVPAIRLGMELGEQSVVDMARKFGLTTPIPEYPSIHIGSSDVIPMQMVAAYSTFANLGWRVAPLAILRVEDAAGKVLWKAELSREQVLTPEESWLMVDMMKDVLRRGTAAGAIANTGFSLPAGGKTGTTNDYTDVWFIGYTADLVAGVWMGFDKPQKIMPNAQGGRLAAPAWVQFMIEAYQRKPKPPDWPRPSSLVSRQVDDLTGLLANPGCPAGDAYYEWFIPGTEPIAECPPRAAGERPAPVRDTRPARPKTVPPGAPPGAPARRP, encoded by the coding sequence ATGAAGAAACCTCTCCGCTACGTCCTGCTCACCGCCGCCGCGCTCGCCGCCCTCGGGATGGTGGGCGTCGTGGTCGGTTGGCTGCTGGTCTGTCGCGGCAATGCCTGCCCGGGAATCAGCGTGCTGGAGAAGTACAACCCCCGGCAGACGTCCAAGTTGTTTGCGGCCGATGGCCGCTTCGTCGCCGAACTGGGCCTCGAACGCCGCACGCTCGTCCCGCTGGAGCAGATCCCGAAGGTGGTGAAGTCCGCGTTCATCATCACCGAGGACCGCCGGTTCTACGACCACAACGGCATCGACCTGCGGCGCGTCTTCGGCGCCGGCGTCGCCAACGTGCTGCGCGGCGGCTATTCGCAGGGCTTCTCGACCATCACCATGCAGCTCGCCCGCAACGTCTTTCCCGAGAAACTGACGCGGGAAAAGACGCTCCTCCGCAAGCTGCGCGAGGCCAAGGTGGCGCGCGCCATCGAGTCGAAGTACAGCAAGGACCGCATTCTCGAGCTGTACCTCAACCAGATCTATCTCGGCAGCGGCGCGTACGGCGTCGAGACCGCCGCCCAGCGCTACTTCGGCAAGTCGGCGCGCGAGCTGAATCTCCCGGAGGCGGCGACCATCGCGGCGCTTCCCAAGTCGCCCGCCCGGTACGATCCGCGCCGCTTCCCCGACCGCGCGATCCAGCGGCGCAATACGGTGCTGGAACTGATGCGCCGCGAGGGGGCCATCAGCGACGCCGATGCGTCGCTGGCCAAGGCCTATCCGCTGCGCCTCGCCCGGGGTCGCGGCGTGTCGAGCGACGTGGCGCCGTATTACGTGGAGTGGGTGCGCCAGTTGCTCGAGGAGAAGTTCGGCGAACGCATCTACACCGACGGCCTGCGCGTCTACACCACGCTGGATCTCGAGCTGCAGGGCGCCGCCGAGCGGGCGCTCGATCGCCAGCTGAAGGCGGTCGAAAGCGGATCCGCGGGTGCGTTCCCGCATCGCACCTACGAACAGATCCTCGCGGCGTCGGCCGCGGCCGACGAACCCGCGCCCGGCGCCGTCACGCCGTACCTGCAGGGCGCCTTTGTCGCGCTCGACCCGCGCAACGGCGCCGTGCGCGCGATGGTCGGCGGGCGCGACTACGACGATTCGAAGTTCAACCGCATGACGCAGGCCCTGCGCCAGCCGGGTTCGACGTTCAAGCCCATCGTCTACGCGACAGCCATCCAGAGCGGGCGGCCACCGTCGTACCTCATCGATGACGCCCCCGTCGAGCTGCCGCAGGTGGCCGGCGATACGTGGCAGCCGCGCAACTACGACATGAAGTTCGAGGGGCCCATGGTCATGCGGCGCGCGCTCTACATGTCGCGCAACGTCCCGGCCATTCGCCTTGGCATGGAACTCGGCGAACAGAGCGTGGTGGACATGGCCCGCAAATTCGGCCTCACCACGCCGATCCCCGAGTATCCGTCCATCCATATCGGATCATCGGACGTCATTCCGATGCAGATGGTGGCGGCCTACTCGACCTTCGCCAACCTCGGATGGCGCGTCGCCCCGCTGGCCATCCTGCGCGTCGAGGACGCCGCGGGGAAGGTGCTCTGGAAGGCCGAGCTCTCCCGCGAGCAGGTGCTGACGCCCGAGGAATCGTGGCTGATGGTCGACATGATGAAGGACGTGCTTCGCCGCGGCACCGCGGCCGGTGCGATCGCCAATACGGGCTTCAGCCTCCCCGCCGGCGGCAAGACCGGAACGACCAACGACTACACCGACGTCTGGTTCATCGGCTACACGGCCGATCTCGTCGCCGGCGTCTGGATGGGCTTCGACAAGCCGCAGAAGATCATGCCCAACGCGCAGGGCGGGCGCCTGGCCGCGCCCGCGTGGGTGCAGTTCATGATCGAAGCGTACCAGCGCAAGCCCAAGCCGCCTGACTGGCCGCGTCCGTCGTCGCTCGTCTCGCGACAGGTCGACGACCTCACCGGACTGCTCGCCAATCCGGGCTGCCCGGCCGGCGATGCGTACTACGAGTGGTTCATCCCGGGGACGGAGCCGATTGCCGAATGTCCGCCGCGCGCGGCCGGCGAGCGCCCCGCACCCGTGAGGGACACCCGGCCGGCCCGTCCCAAGACGGTTCCGCCCGGCGCGCCACCGGGCGCGCCGGCGCGCCGCCCATGA
- a CDS encoding aminotransferase class V-fold PLP-dependent enzyme has translation MSYDVEALRAREFPWAARGERIYLDHAATGPLPQRAREIQAEANANRAELWRVGFEYFWDGVVQGRESAARLLNASPDEIAITTNTSQGVNLAARALPFKAGDVVVSTAGEFPANIYPWMGLEKAKGVFLELVPMKHRLPDEDAIIAALDRPNVRALTVSWVSFASGARLDLARLGAACKARGIWFVVDAIQGLGPATIDVKACQIDILATGAQKWLLSPWGTGFAYVHRDLIQELDPPAVGWLSMPASADFTRFLDYDYAFYPDARKFEVFTAPMHDLKAMAASLSLFLELGPAEVAAHVASLADHVVQWCEGRAGVRLITPADRARRAGLLSIAVDDLAAASARLSAAGVSHTVREGGIRLSPHLYNTVAELDIALAALAPR, from the coding sequence GTGAGCTACGACGTTGAGGCGCTGCGCGCGCGCGAATTTCCCTGGGCCGCGCGCGGGGAGCGCATCTACCTGGACCACGCCGCGACGGGCCCGCTGCCTCAGCGCGCCCGCGAGATCCAGGCGGAGGCGAACGCGAACCGCGCCGAGCTGTGGCGGGTCGGTTTCGAGTACTTCTGGGACGGCGTCGTGCAGGGGCGGGAGAGTGCCGCGCGGCTGCTGAACGCGTCGCCCGACGAGATCGCCATCACGACCAACACGTCGCAGGGGGTCAACCTGGCGGCGCGCGCCCTCCCCTTCAAGGCGGGCGACGTCGTCGTCTCGACCGCCGGCGAGTTCCCCGCGAACATCTATCCGTGGATGGGGCTCGAGAAGGCGAAAGGTGTCTTCCTCGAACTGGTGCCGATGAAGCACCGGCTCCCGGACGAAGACGCCATCATTGCGGCGCTCGACCGGCCGAACGTCCGCGCGCTGACGGTCAGCTGGGTCTCGTTCGCGAGCGGGGCCCGGCTCGACCTCGCGCGCCTGGGCGCCGCGTGCAAGGCACGCGGCATCTGGTTCGTGGTCGACGCCATACAGGGACTCGGCCCGGCGACCATTGACGTGAAGGCGTGCCAGATCGACATCCTGGCCACGGGCGCGCAGAAGTGGCTGCTCTCGCCGTGGGGCACCGGCTTTGCGTACGTGCACCGCGATCTCATCCAGGAACTCGACCCGCCCGCGGTGGGTTGGCTCTCGATGCCGGCGTCGGCCGACTTCACCCGTTTCCTCGATTACGACTACGCGTTCTATCCCGACGCGCGGAAGTTCGAGGTCTTCACCGCACCGATGCACGACCTCAAAGCGATGGCGGCGTCGCTCAGCCTCTTCCTGGAACTCGGGCCGGCGGAAGTCGCGGCCCATGTCGCCTCGCTCGCCGACCACGTGGTGCAGTGGTGCGAGGGGCGCGCGGGCGTGCGGCTCATCACGCCGGCGGATCGCGCGCGCCGCGCGGGCCTGCTGTCCATCGCCGTGGATGACCTCGCGGCGGCGAGCGCCCGGCTCTCCGCCGCCGGCGTGTCGCACACCGTGCGCGAGGGCGGCATCCGGCTGTCGCCGCACCTGTACAACACCGTCGCCGAGCTCGACATCGCGCTGGCGGCGCTGGCGCCGCGATGA
- a CDS encoding amidohydrolase family protein: protein MSARRTRYHARWVLPVATPPIADGTVVVDGDCIAWVGPRADAPAGGVDDDLGDAVLLPGLVNAHTHLELTVMRGFLEELAFFDWVRTLTRARHFVLDDAALLDSARLGVVEGLRAGITTFADTGDSSAPFDALRELGARGIAFREVFGPDPRQVETSLAGLREKVQAMRAHETALVKVGVSPHAPYSVSDALFAAVAAYAAPEHLPVAVHIAESEEESRLVERAQGPFADFLRSRGLDVEARARSPIALLERCGVLDAGPLLIHAVRADAPDIARMAQHRCGVAHCPASNAKLGHGIAPLSDMLAAGLAVGLGSDSMASNNRMDILGEGRLAMLQQRSRARRPDALPAQHVLELATLGGARALRLDGTIGVLAEGYQADLAAFALHDATGPVHDIAAAVVHAGGTPAVRTVVAGRLRVRDGAVLHADESLARRVQHTAEALGRWRRADPGQ from the coding sequence ATGAGCGCCCGGCGCACCCGGTATCACGCGCGCTGGGTGCTGCCCGTGGCCACGCCGCCCATCGCGGACGGCACGGTGGTCGTCGACGGCGATTGCATTGCCTGGGTGGGCCCGCGCGCGGACGCTCCCGCCGGCGGCGTCGATGACGACCTCGGCGATGCCGTCCTCCTGCCCGGGCTGGTGAACGCGCACACGCACCTGGAACTCACGGTAATGCGCGGTTTCCTCGAGGAGCTCGCCTTCTTCGACTGGGTGCGCACCCTCACCCGCGCGCGACACTTCGTGCTCGACGACGCGGCACTTCTCGACAGCGCGCGCCTGGGCGTGGTGGAGGGGTTGCGCGCCGGCATCACGACCTTCGCCGACACGGGGGACTCGTCGGCGCCCTTTGACGCCCTGCGCGAACTCGGCGCGCGCGGCATCGCCTTCCGTGAGGTCTTCGGCCCCGATCCGCGGCAGGTGGAGACTTCGCTCGCGGGACTTCGCGAGAAGGTCCAGGCGATGCGCGCTCACGAAACGGCCTTGGTGAAGGTCGGCGTCTCGCCGCACGCCCCGTACAGCGTGAGCGACGCGCTCTTCGCGGCCGTCGCGGCATACGCCGCGCCGGAGCACCTGCCGGTGGCCGTGCACATCGCCGAGAGCGAGGAGGAGTCGCGGCTCGTCGAACGCGCGCAGGGGCCGTTCGCGGATTTTCTCCGTTCGCGCGGACTCGACGTCGAGGCGCGGGCCCGCTCGCCCATTGCGCTGCTTGAACGCTGCGGCGTTCTCGACGCCGGCCCGCTCCTGATCCACGCCGTGCGCGCCGACGCGCCCGACATCGCGCGCATGGCGCAGCACCGTTGCGGCGTGGCGCACTGCCCGGCGAGCAACGCGAAACTGGGACACGGCATCGCCCCGCTGTCGGACATGCTGGCGGCCGGACTCGCGGTTGGCCTCGGCTCCGACTCGATGGCGAGCAACAACCGCATGGACATCCTCGGCGAGGGGCGACTGGCGATGCTGCAGCAGCGCTCGCGCGCCCGGCGGCCCGACGCACTGCCCGCCCAGCACGTGCTCGAACTCGCGACGCTCGGCGGGGCGCGCGCCCTGCGGCTCGACGGCACCATCGGCGTGCTGGCCGAGGGGTATCAGGCAGACCTGGCCGCCTTCGCGCTGCACGACGCCACGGGGCCCGTGCACGACATTGCCGCCGCCGTCGTGCATGCCGGGGGAACCCCTGCCGTGCGCACGGTGGTTGCCGGACGGCTTCGCGTGCGCGACGGTGCAGTTCTGCATGCGGACGAGTCACTGGCGCGGCGCGTGCAGCACACCGCAGAAGCGCTCGGACGCTGGCGCCGCGCCGACCCCGGACAGTAG
- a CDS encoding NAD-dependent epimerase/dehydratase family protein has product MSRLLVTGSSGLIGSEMVAHFAALGWEVHGVDSNQRAVFFGPGGDTRWMQQRLTGAYKNFHHHELDIRDRTGVDALVRDLKPDAIVHAAAQPSHDRAAAIPFDDFDTNAVGTLNLLQAARTHCLEAPFVHFSTNKVYGDAPNELRLVERETRWDYADAAYAHGIAESFRIDQSTHSVFGASKVAADILVQEYGRYFGMRTCALRGGCLTGPSHAGVELHGFLSYLVKVNVEGGLYRVFGYKGKQVRDNVHSRDVARFAEAFIAAPRVGEVYNLGGGKGNACSILEAFAMVSERTGKPMRYEYDEQNRIGDHICYYSDLRKMMAHYPNWSITVPLSTIFDEIVEAWQQRLT; this is encoded by the coding sequence ATGTCACGGCTTCTCGTCACCGGCTCATCCGGCCTGATCGGCTCCGAAATGGTCGCCCACTTCGCCGCGCTGGGGTGGGAGGTGCATGGCGTCGACAGCAATCAGCGCGCGGTCTTCTTTGGCCCCGGCGGCGACACGCGCTGGATGCAGCAGCGGCTCACCGGCGCGTACAAGAATTTTCATCACCACGAACTCGACATCCGGGATCGCACGGGCGTTGACGCACTGGTGCGCGATCTCAAGCCGGACGCCATCGTGCACGCGGCCGCGCAGCCCAGCCACGACCGCGCAGCGGCCATCCCGTTCGATGATTTCGACACCAACGCGGTCGGGACGCTCAACCTGCTGCAGGCGGCGCGCACGCACTGCCTCGAGGCGCCCTTCGTGCACTTCAGCACCAACAAGGTGTACGGCGACGCGCCCAACGAGCTGCGGCTGGTCGAGCGGGAGACGCGCTGGGACTACGCCGATGCCGCATACGCGCACGGCATCGCGGAGTCCTTCCGCATCGACCAGTCCACGCACTCGGTGTTCGGCGCGTCCAAGGTGGCGGCCGACATTCTCGTGCAGGAGTACGGCCGGTACTTCGGCATGCGCACCTGCGCGCTGCGCGGCGGCTGCCTGACGGGGCCGAGCCACGCGGGCGTGGAGCTGCACGGCTTCCTCAGCTACCTGGTCAAGGTGAACGTCGAGGGCGGGCTGTACCGCGTCTTCGGCTACAAGGGGAAGCAGGTGCGCGACAACGTCCATTCGCGCGACGTAGCGCGGTTCGCCGAGGCCTTCATTGCCGCGCCGCGCGTAGGCGAGGTCTACAACCTCGGCGGCGGCAAGGGCAACGCCTGCTCGATCCTCGAGGCGTTCGCGATGGTGTCGGAGCGCACCGGCAAACCGATGCGGTACGAGTACGACGAGCAGAACCGCATTGGCGACCACATCTGCTACTACAGCGACCTGCGCAAGATGATGGCGCACTACCCGAACTGGTCCATCACGGTGCCGTTGTCGACGATCTTCGACGAGATCGTCGAGGCATGGCAGCAGCGCCTGACGTGA
- a CDS encoding DNA alkylation repair protein, with protein sequence MNIAREVRVTRAALAAVGSVERAANEKAYLKSDLVFLGADMPSIRGVAKALIARVRESDTASVRALVVALWGTGVHELRAVAMFLLEAAEPRLGARDVPLVARLLRESRSWAYLDWICFKVAAPMLERVPLMRRTIPRWARHPDYWMRRAALLSVLPLVKRGAAPFSAFAVLAVPMLGEREFFIRKAIGWGLREISKTDPGAVADFLRAHRADVSGLTLREGAKYLPPRDRRALLGA encoded by the coding sequence ATGAACATCGCGCGCGAAGTCCGCGTGACGCGCGCCGCGCTGGCTGCCGTCGGGTCGGTCGAGCGCGCCGCAAACGAGAAGGCGTATCTCAAGAGCGACCTCGTCTTCCTGGGCGCCGACATGCCGTCCATCCGCGGGGTGGCCAAGGCGCTCATCGCGCGCGTCCGGGAATCGGACACGGCGTCGGTGCGAGCGCTCGTCGTGGCGCTGTGGGGCACCGGCGTGCACGAGCTGCGCGCGGTGGCGATGTTCCTCCTCGAGGCCGCCGAGCCTCGGCTGGGGGCGCGCGATGTGCCGCTCGTCGCGCGCCTGCTGCGCGAGTCGCGAAGCTGGGCGTACCTCGACTGGATCTGCTTCAAGGTGGCGGCCCCGATGCTCGAGCGCGTGCCGCTGATGCGTCGCACGATTCCGCGCTGGGCGCGTCACCCCGATTACTGGATGCGCCGCGCCGCCCTGCTCTCCGTCCTTCCGCTCGTGAAGCGGGGCGCGGCGCCGTTCAGCGCGTTCGCGGTGCTCGCGGTGCCTATGCTCGGCGAGCGGGAGTTCTTCATCCGCAAGGCGATCGGCTGGGGGCTGCGCGAGATCAGCAAGACAGACCCCGGGGCGGTGGCCGACTTTCTGCGCGCGCATCGCGCCGATGTGTCGGGGCTGACGCTGCGCGAGGGCGCCAAGTACCTGCCGCCACGGGACCGGCGCGCGCTCCTCGGCGCCTAG
- a CDS encoding branched-chain amino acid transaminase — MSHTPPASGATSKIWRDGQLVDFQDATIHVMSHVVHYGSSVFEGIRCYETPTGGAVFRLREHMRRLVDSAKIYRMDLRYTQDELCEAVVDTIAANGLKECYIRPLVARTGQQMGVHPGNAPVETFIICWIWGRYLGEEALERGVDVRVSSWRRAAGSTFPTMAKAGGNYLSSQLTKMEAKVDDYIEGIMLDVQGHVSEGSGENLFVVRDGVLYTSTIGSGILQGITRNSVMRIAADLGVEVRESAIPREMLYVADEVFFCGTAAELTPVRSIDRITIGEGHRGPVTKAIQEKYLGIAAGRIPDPYGWLTPVPSPATASR, encoded by the coding sequence GTGTCTCATACCCCACCCGCGAGCGGCGCCACCAGCAAGATCTGGCGAGACGGCCAGCTCGTGGACTTTCAGGATGCCACCATCCACGTGATGAGTCACGTGGTGCACTATGGCTCGTCGGTCTTCGAGGGAATCCGCTGCTACGAGACGCCGACCGGCGGTGCGGTCTTTCGCCTGCGCGAGCACATGCGGCGGCTCGTGGACTCCGCGAAGATCTACCGGATGGACCTGCGATACACGCAGGACGAGCTCTGTGAGGCGGTGGTGGACACCATTGCCGCCAATGGACTCAAGGAGTGCTACATCCGGCCGCTGGTGGCGCGCACCGGCCAGCAGATGGGCGTGCACCCCGGCAATGCCCCGGTCGAGACGTTCATCATCTGCTGGATCTGGGGGCGCTATCTCGGCGAGGAGGCCCTCGAACGCGGCGTGGACGTGCGCGTCTCGAGCTGGCGCCGCGCCGCGGGGAGCACCTTCCCCACGATGGCCAAGGCGGGCGGGAACTACCTGAGCTCACAGCTCACGAAGATGGAAGCGAAGGTGGACGACTACATCGAGGGGATCATGCTCGATGTGCAGGGCCACGTGTCGGAAGGGAGCGGCGAGAATCTGTTCGTCGTGCGCGACGGCGTGCTCTACACGTCCACCATCGGCTCCGGGATCCTGCAGGGTATCACCCGCAACTCGGTGATGCGCATCGCCGCGGACCTCGGCGTCGAGGTGCGCGAGTCGGCGATCCCGCGCGAGATGCTGTATGTGGCGGATGAAGTCTTCTTCTGCGGCACCGCGGCCGAACTGACCCCGGTGCGTTCGATCGATCGCATCACGATCGGCGAAGGGCACCGCGGCCCCGTGACGAAGGCCATCCAGGAAAAGTACCTCGGGATAGCGGCAGGCCGGATCCCCGATCCGTACGGCTGGCTCACCCCCGTTCCCAGTCCGGCGACCGCGAGTAGATGA
- the tyrS gene encoding tyrosine--tRNA ligase, with translation MSDFLSELTWRDLLYQQTEGAAAHFAADAVTAYCGFDPTAASLHVGNLVPIMGLVHLQRAGHRPIALVGGGTGMIGDPSGKASERQLLSLDEIDANVAGIRAQLERFLDFSGARGARMVDNGEWLRALRAVDFMRDVGKHFTINLMMQKDSVKSRLEGGISYTEFSYMLLQAYDFLELHRRHGVTAQIGGSDQWGNITAGTELIRRTVQKEAHGVTLPLVTTTSGAKFGKSEAGAVWLDATRTSPYAFYQFWVNTEDADAVRFLKMFTLLEQDAIEALAAALAAAPHERAAQRRLASEVTAFVHGREAAALAEHVSRVIFDKRVDVMELPLDVFHTLVREIPCARFAPGHPISILDALERAFGLSRSASRKLLQQGAVSVNGERHSADTPNIDLAGAAYERYFVLRKGAREIAVLELQD, from the coding sequence ATGAGCGACTTTCTCTCCGAACTGACCTGGCGCGACCTGCTCTACCAGCAGACCGAGGGTGCCGCGGCCCACTTTGCCGCGGACGCGGTCACCGCGTACTGCGGGTTCGATCCGACGGCCGCGTCCCTGCACGTGGGCAACCTGGTGCCCATCATGGGACTCGTGCACCTGCAGCGCGCCGGGCATCGCCCCATCGCGCTCGTCGGCGGTGGCACGGGGATGATTGGCGATCCGAGCGGCAAGGCGTCGGAGCGCCAGCTGCTGTCGCTCGACGAGATTGACGCGAACGTCGCCGGCATCCGGGCGCAGCTCGAACGCTTCCTCGACTTCTCGGGTGCGAGGGGCGCGCGGATGGTGGACAACGGCGAGTGGCTGCGGGCGCTGCGGGCGGTCGACTTCATGCGCGACGTCGGCAAGCACTTCACGATCAACCTGATGATGCAGAAGGACTCGGTGAAGTCGCGCCTGGAGGGCGGCATCTCGTACACCGAGTTCTCCTACATGCTGCTGCAGGCGTATGACTTCCTCGAGCTGCATCGCCGCCATGGCGTGACGGCGCAGATCGGCGGCAGCGACCAGTGGGGCAACATCACGGCGGGGACGGAACTGATCCGCCGCACCGTGCAGAAGGAAGCGCACGGCGTCACGCTCCCGCTGGTGACCACGACGAGCGGCGCGAAGTTCGGCAAGTCCGAGGCCGGCGCGGTCTGGCTCGACGCGACGCGCACGTCGCCGTACGCGTTCTACCAGTTCTGGGTCAACACGGAGGACGCCGACGCGGTGCGCTTCCTCAAGATGTTCACCCTGCTGGAACAGGATGCGATCGAGGCGTTGGCCGCGGCCCTGGCCGCGGCGCCGCACGAGCGCGCCGCGCAGCGTCGCCTGGCGTCCGAGGTGACGGCCTTCGTCCATGGCCGCGAGGCGGCCGCGCTCGCCGAGCACGTGTCGCGGGTGATCTTCGACAAGCGGGTGGATGTGATGGAGCTCCCGCTCGACGTCTTCCACACGCTGGTGCGCGAGATTCCGTGCGCGCGCTTCGCCCCGGGTCACCCGATCTCGATTCTCGACGCGCTCGAGCGCGCCTTCGGGCTGTCGCGCAGCGCCTCGCGCAAGTTGCTCCAGCAGGGGGCGGTCAGCGTGAATGGCGAGCGCCACTCCGCGGACACGCCGAACATCGACCTCGCCGGCGCGGCTTACGAGCGGTACTTCGTGCTGCGAAAGGGGGCGCGCGAAATCGCCGTGCTGGAGCTGCAGGACTAG